Proteins encoded in a region of the Mercenaria mercenaria strain notata chromosome 1, MADL_Memer_1, whole genome shotgun sequence genome:
- the LOC123524752 gene encoding uncharacterized protein LOC123524752, whose translation MNIVTVLLGFTIVSSASAEVTEIFIQAEDMLGNVSRVNPRRHASGQKSVHLFTGDSLETELCFKSDTKFTMNEVRYSNDGPSDRIRITLDKLVVDEFETVMVTDGGRGWDILQTYQSGASTVVEGRHFLSVTVFESDKYGVEIDFIKFSVNYSQTLDSLRCKSVCFKDITFPYYKPVVSPLGSARAVQRSVQTKCAEEDNINIPVFHDNGKGLNFVITASLPKYRSFNNSRGPDWTDCQMYDAFWKYKDINLNHGHISQTGTSRLHITQVTPGFFGTRHIGIIEVDFELEGPSTGLTDSEIGAIIHLQNIKYDGILAFQFQYYNRYNVWSNKQEKIIKNAERNVMFRTPDFAFREGKGNKIRIEVYADSNSFNNILIGDVRMYKRTLKPDKSTLLYTDGVTIIEGVDKDMWWRINETMSVTIKGGKQTFNDVDYIRIYRRVPWTDVDFSQIFVLYQDANVRLLPTTPHGFDYIPFGSSVIIGQTNPLSDRPFAPISHVDIDPNLLQVTIFFMDSNVVTLKIQTTMLDTQLHVTVNHFVKDVNIYPFFTLRSMYVADDNNDVDHISADDGIPMKINEQWNELRGNFFAFYRQCISKHNTQSPDISIRMIS comes from the coding sequence ATGAATATTGTGACAGTCCTGCTTGGATTTACTATAGTGTCATCGGCGTCTGCCGAGGTGACGGAAATTTTTATACAAGCAGAGGACATGTTAGGGAACGTGTCCAGAGTTAATCCCAGACGACATGCATCTGGGCAAAAATCTGTTCACTTATTCACTGGAGATAGTTTAGAGACTGAACTGTGCTTTAAATCTGACACGAAATTCACAATGAATGAAGTAAGGTATTCAAACGATGGTCCTTCGGATCGGATACGCATCACTTTAGACAAGCTCGTAGTGGACGAATTCGAGACAGTTATGGTCACAGACGGTGGAAGGGGTTGGGACATTCTTCAAACTTACCAGAGTGGTGCTTCCACGGTTGTAGAAGGCCGTCATTTTTTGAGTGTGACAGTCTTTGAATCTGATAAGTACGGTGTGGAAATCGATTTCATTAAATTTAGTGTTAACTATTCTCAGACGCTGGACTCTTTAAGATGTAAATCAGTTTGTTTTAAAGACATTACATTCCCGTACTACAAACCTGTAGTGTCTCCATTGGGTAGTGCGAGGGCTGTTCAACGAAGTGTCCAAACAAAATGTGCCGAAGAGGACAATATAAATATACCGGTTTTTCATGACAACGGCAAAGGGTTAAATTTTGTTATAACAGCAAGTTTACCTAAATATCGTTCATTTAATAACAGTCGAGGTCCTGACTGGACTGACTGCCAAATGTATGATGCCTTTTGGAAGTATAAAGACATTAATCTTAATCACGGACATATTAGTCAAACAGGAACATCTAGACTGCACATTACCCAAGTTACACCAGGATTTTTTGGAACAAGACATATTGGGATCATTGAAGTCGATTTTGAACTTGAAGGGCCTAGTACAGGATTGACAGATTCTGAAATTGGAGCAATTATTCatctacaaaatatcaaatatgatggcATTCTGGCATTCCAGTTTCAATACTATAATAGATACAATGTCTGGTctaacaaacaagaaaaaattatcaaaaacgcGGAAAGAAATGTCATGTTTAGAACACCCGATTTTGCCTTTAGAGAGGGGAAAGGAAACAAAATAAGGATAGAGGTCTACGCAGATTCGAATTCTTTTAATAACATACTAATTGGAGACGTTCGTATGTATAAGAGGACGCTAAAACCGGATAAGAGCACACTCCTTTACACGGATGGTGTGACAATTATAGAAGGAGTTGATAAAGATATGTGGTGGCGGATCAATGAAACTATGAGTGTTACAATCAAAGGTGGAAAGCAAACATTCAATGACGTTGACTATATCAGAATTTACCGAAGAGTTCCATGGACGGACGTTGACTTTTCTCAAATTTTTGTTCTCTATCAAGACGCTAACGTGCGTCTTCTTCCTACAACTCCACATGGATTTGACTATATACCGTTCGGATCATCCGTTATAATTGGCCAAACCAACCCACTGTCGGACAGACCTTTCGCACCAATTTCTCACGTTGACATCGACCCAAATTTGTTACAAGTTACTATTTTCTTTATGGACAGTAATGTTGTAACTCTGAAGATACAGACAACGATGTTAGATACACAGTTACATGTTACAGTTAATCACTTTGTGAAAGATGTAAATATATACCCATTTTTCACATTGCGTTCGATGTATGTTGCAGACGACAATAACGATGTTGATCACATTAGCGCTGATGACGGAATACCGATGAAAATTAATGAACAATGGAACGAACTTCGAGGAAACTTCTTTGCATTTTACAGACAATGTATATCGAAACACAACACACAAAGTCCAGACATCAGCATCAGGATGATATCGTGA